In Arthrobacter sp. MN05-02, one genomic interval encodes:
- a CDS encoding short-chain dehydrogenase, with translation MAEAVTVVITGASSGIGRATACLFAAGGARLVLAGREARTLEAVAAECRDRGASVLVVPTDVGAEDDVDRLADAAVRSFGGIDVWVGNASLYSFGTFEQTPSEVFDRIIDVNLLGQVYGARAALRVFRRQGRGVLVSVASVYSRITSPLVSPYVTSKFELLGFLEVLRMELRDAPGIHVCAVLPATIDTPIHQHAANYTGRPVRPLPPVADPVRVARAIVRVSRRPRRLVQVGRIQSAFVSARALAPAVYEPVVARAYRALALGKGSTPAAPGNLFEPDRALTGVTGGWRLLSWLRRTPGG, from the coding sequence ATGGCTGAAGCGGTGACCGTGGTCATCACGGGTGCATCGAGCGGTATCGGCCGGGCGACGGCATGCCTGTTCGCGGCGGGCGGCGCCCGGCTCGTCCTTGCCGGGCGCGAGGCGCGGACCCTGGAGGCAGTGGCCGCCGAGTGCCGGGACAGGGGTGCCTCGGTGCTCGTCGTGCCCACGGACGTCGGCGCCGAGGACGACGTCGACCGCCTCGCCGACGCCGCTGTCCGCTCCTTCGGCGGTATCGACGTCTGGGTGGGCAACGCCTCGCTGTACAGCTTCGGCACCTTCGAGCAGACGCCGTCGGAGGTCTTCGATCGGATCATCGACGTCAATCTCCTGGGCCAGGTGTACGGGGCGCGTGCCGCCCTGCGGGTCTTCCGCAGGCAGGGCCGGGGGGTCCTGGTGTCCGTCGCATCGGTCTACTCGAGGATCACCTCGCCACTCGTCAGCCCCTACGTCACCAGCAAGTTCGAACTCCTCGGTTTCCTGGAGGTGCTCCGGATGGAGTTGAGGGACGCGCCGGGGATCCACGTCTGCGCCGTCCTGCCGGCCACGATCGACACACCCATCCATCAGCATGCAGCTAACTACACCGGTCGTCCCGTCCGTCCGCTACCGCCGGTCGCGGATCCGGTAAGGGTGGCACGGGCGATCGTCCGCGTCTCGCGCCGTCCCCGCCGCCTGGTGCAGGTGGGCCGGATCCAGTCGGCATTCGTCTCCGCCCGGGCACTGGCGCCGGCGGTGTACGAGCCGGTGGTCGCCCGCGCGTACCGCGCGCTCGCGTTGGGGAAGGGCTCGACGCCGGCAGCGCCGGGCAACCTGTTCGAGCCGGACCGGGCACTCACGGGTGTCACGGGCGGCTGGCGGCTCCTGTCGTGGCTCCGGCGCACCCCCGGCGGCTGA
- the katA gene encoding catalase, with protein MTDVASQPPAEGDDRAVLTNRQGHQVYDNQNSRTVGARGPATLENYQFLEKISHFDRERIPERVVHARGFVAFGEFEATGTWGDEPIAAYTRAKLFAEPGKKTDVAIRFSTVIGGRDSSEAARDPRGFAVKFYTEDGNWDLVGNNLAVFFIRDAIKFPDVIHSLKPDPITFRQDPARIFDFMSQTPESMHMLVNLFSPRGIPADYRHMQGFGVNTYKWVNAAGETKLVKYTWQPHQGVKSLTEQDAANIQATDLGHASRDLFEAIERGDFPKWDLYVQLMEDGDHPELDFDPLDDTKTWPEQDFEPRLVGTMTLNRNVTDHHNENEQISFGTGVLVDGLDFSDDKMLVGRTFSYSDTQRYRVGPNYLQLPVNAAKNAPVHTNQRGGQMSFGTDLAPGQNPHVNYEPSITGGLREGQYPTHDEQGPEISGRLTRKRIPLTNDYLQAGQRYQLLEQWEKDDLVANFVTLIGQAVRAVQERMVWHFYLVDDELGARVGEGLGIGLADVKDLPPLASQTLSEDELARLKNLGSNGPRDVEGLTMTHCVPNEHVVVTR; from the coding sequence ATGACCGACGTCGCAAGCCAGCCGCCCGCCGAGGGCGATGACCGTGCAGTACTGACCAACCGCCAGGGCCACCAGGTCTACGACAACCAGAATTCCCGGACGGTCGGGGCCCGGGGTCCGGCGACCCTGGAGAACTACCAGTTCCTCGAGAAGATCAGCCACTTCGACCGTGAGCGCATCCCCGAACGCGTGGTCCATGCCCGCGGGTTCGTGGCCTTCGGCGAGTTCGAGGCGACGGGGACGTGGGGCGACGAGCCCATCGCCGCGTACACACGCGCGAAGCTGTTCGCCGAGCCCGGGAAGAAGACCGACGTCGCCATCCGCTTCTCGACCGTCATCGGCGGCAGGGACTCGTCCGAGGCGGCCCGTGACCCTCGCGGCTTCGCCGTCAAGTTCTACACCGAGGACGGCAACTGGGACCTCGTGGGCAACAACCTCGCGGTGTTCTTCATCCGCGACGCCATCAAGTTCCCCGACGTCATCCACTCCCTGAAGCCGGACCCCATCACCTTCCGGCAGGACCCGGCGCGCATCTTCGACTTCATGTCCCAGACGCCCGAGTCCATGCACATGCTCGTGAACCTCTTCAGCCCCCGTGGCATCCCGGCCGACTACCGGCACATGCAGGGCTTCGGCGTGAACACCTACAAGTGGGTCAACGCCGCCGGGGAGACCAAGCTGGTGAAGTACACGTGGCAGCCGCACCAGGGCGTGAAGAGCCTGACCGAGCAGGACGCCGCGAACATCCAGGCGACGGACCTCGGCCACGCCTCCAGGGACCTCTTCGAGGCCATCGAGCGCGGCGACTTCCCGAAGTGGGACCTGTACGTGCAGCTGATGGAGGACGGCGACCACCCGGAACTCGACTTCGATCCGCTCGACGACACGAAGACCTGGCCGGAACAGGACTTCGAGCCCAGGCTCGTGGGCACCATGACCCTGAACCGGAACGTCACGGACCACCACAACGAGAACGAGCAGATCTCCTTCGGTACCGGCGTCCTCGTCGACGGGCTCGATTTCTCTGACGACAAGATGCTCGTGGGACGGACCTTCAGCTACAGCGACACGCAGCGCTACCGGGTGGGTCCGAACTACCTGCAGCTGCCCGTCAACGCCGCGAAGAACGCCCCCGTGCACACCAACCAGCGCGGCGGCCAGATGTCCTTCGGCACGGACCTCGCCCCGGGGCAGAACCCGCACGTGAACTACGAGCCCTCCATCACCGGCGGGCTCCGTGAGGGCCAGTACCCGACGCACGACGAGCAGGGCCCGGAGATCTCCGGACGGCTGACACGCAAGCGCATCCCGCTCACCAACGACTACCTGCAGGCGGGCCAGCGGTACCAGCTGCTCGAGCAGTGGGAGAAGGACGACCTCGTCGCCAACTTCGTGACCCTGATCGGGCAGGCGGTCCGCGCCGTGCAGGAGCGCATGGTGTGGCACTTCTACCTGGTCGACGACGAACTCGGCGCCCGCGTCGGAGAAGGACTCGGTATCGGCCTCGCGGACGTCAAGGACCTGCCTCCACTGGCCAGTCAGACCCTCTCCGAGGACGAACTGGCTCGCCTGAAGAACCTGGGCAGCAACGGCCCCCGGGACGTCGAAGGCCTGACGATGACGCACTGCGTGCCGAACGAGCACGTCGTCGTCACCCGCTAG
- a CDS encoding thiamine pyrophosphate-requiring protein produces the protein MAEDTAADFLVRHLTAWRVDRIFGYSGDGINPLLGALRRAGGPALVQARHEEAAAFMAVAHAKYTGGVGVVTATQGPGAVHLLNGLYDARMDSVPVVALVGQQSQTVLGSAYQQEIDLLSLFKDVASGFRQQVADPEQLPMVLDRAFKTALATRSPAVVILPHDVQQAPAPRTPHEHGVVPSSPVWSMGCVSPRETDLHDAAAVLNAGRKIAVLVGQGAAHAQQEVLAVTERLGAGITTSLLGKPYVDESLPHATGTMGHLGTTASAHLLGNCDTLLIIGSNDPWTEYYPAPGQARAVQIDIDPKAIGNRYPVEVALNGDAAETLTALLVLLHGQQDHTWRREVEEQVRRWHRIATERALVPARPVNPERVVHELDAVLPDDAQVAVDVGSCVYWYARQLRLPRGVPAHLSSTLGCMGAGVPYGIAAKLAHPERPVVVLAGDGAMQMAGLAELVTVAKLWRSWQDPRFVVCVLSNRDLAEVTWEQREMEGEPRFEDSQFLPDVDFSAHARLLGLDGVRVEDPQSLADAWRQAFAADRPFVLDVVTDPDVPLLPPFPAGEAMLDPIRTALDGEPESGAAALLQRYAEIEQGPGQS, from the coding sequence CCCTGCTCGGTGCACTGCGACGGGCAGGGGGGCCGGCCTTGGTGCAGGCGCGCCATGAGGAGGCCGCCGCCTTCATGGCCGTGGCACACGCCAAGTACACGGGCGGGGTCGGAGTCGTCACCGCCACCCAGGGGCCGGGCGCGGTCCACCTCCTCAACGGACTCTACGACGCCCGGATGGACAGCGTGCCCGTGGTCGCCCTCGTCGGGCAGCAGAGCCAGACGGTGCTCGGGTCGGCGTACCAGCAGGAGATCGACCTCCTCAGCCTGTTCAAGGACGTCGCCTCCGGGTTCCGCCAGCAGGTGGCGGACCCCGAGCAGCTGCCCATGGTCCTCGACCGCGCCTTCAAGACCGCGCTCGCGACGCGGTCGCCCGCCGTCGTCATCCTCCCGCACGATGTCCAGCAGGCTCCAGCTCCCCGGACACCCCACGAGCACGGCGTGGTGCCGTCGTCGCCCGTGTGGTCGATGGGCTGCGTCTCGCCCCGGGAGACGGACCTGCATGACGCGGCGGCCGTGCTGAACGCCGGCCGGAAGATCGCGGTGCTCGTGGGGCAGGGCGCCGCCCATGCCCAGCAGGAGGTCCTCGCCGTCACCGAGCGACTGGGAGCGGGCATCACCACGAGCCTGCTCGGCAAGCCCTACGTCGACGAATCGCTGCCCCACGCCACCGGCACCATGGGACACCTCGGGACCACGGCGAGCGCCCACCTCCTGGGCAACTGCGACACCCTGCTCATCATCGGATCGAACGACCCCTGGACCGAGTACTACCCCGCGCCGGGCCAGGCCCGTGCCGTCCAGATCGACATCGATCCGAAAGCCATCGGCAACCGCTACCCCGTCGAGGTCGCACTGAACGGTGACGCGGCGGAGACCCTCACCGCCCTGCTGGTGCTCCTGCACGGCCAGCAGGACCACACCTGGCGCCGGGAGGTCGAGGAGCAGGTGCGCCGATGGCACCGGATCGCGACGGAACGCGCCCTGGTGCCGGCCCGACCCGTGAACCCGGAGCGCGTGGTGCATGAACTCGACGCCGTCCTGCCGGACGACGCGCAGGTCGCGGTCGACGTCGGGAGCTGCGTCTACTGGTACGCGCGGCAGCTCCGGCTACCCCGCGGGGTGCCCGCCCACCTGTCCAGCACACTCGGGTGCATGGGTGCCGGTGTCCCCTACGGCATCGCAGCGAAGCTCGCGCACCCGGAGCGCCCGGTCGTCGTACTCGCCGGTGACGGTGCCATGCAGATGGCGGGTCTCGCGGAACTCGTGACCGTCGCGAAGCTCTGGCGCAGCTGGCAGGATCCCCGCTTCGTGGTGTGCGTCCTGTCCAACCGCGACCTCGCGGAGGTCACCTGGGAACAGCGGGAGATGGAGGGTGAACCCCGCTTCGAGGACAGCCAGTTCCTGCCCGACGTCGATTTCTCGGCACATGCGCGCCTGCTCGGGCTCGACGGCGTGAGGGTGGAGGATCCCCAGTCCCTTGCCGACGCATGGCGGCAGGCCTTCGCTGCCGACCGGCCCTTCGTGCTCGACGTCGTCACGGACCCGGACGTACCGCTCCTGCCGCCCTTCCCTGCCGGCGAGGCCATGCTGGACCCGATACGGACCGCCCTGGACGGCGAACCGGAGAGCGGGGCAGCCGCCCTGCTGCAGCGGTACGCCGAGATCGAGCAGGGACCGGGCCAGTCGTAG